The Tepidisphaeraceae bacterium genome includes a region encoding these proteins:
- a CDS encoding glycoside hydrolase family 172 protein: protein MFNGLGMHLGNLARFSDAETRSISAENITGEKGKGGMATEGVSAHCARDLGPGWKISPYLWIKPGQELTIADIEGPGAVQQIWMTVSAVWRWSILRIYWDDQETPSVECPVGDFFASGWGNGFNIGTPRFAQVSSLPVCVNPGSAFNCYWEMPFRKRCRITMTNLDVKDIAIFYQINYTLTQVPDDVGYFHAQFRRVNPVPYKEVYTIVDGIQGRGQYVGTYMAWGVNNNGWWGEGEIKFYMDGDKEYPTICGTGTEDYFCGSYNFENKAEKRYQEFTTPYAGMPQVLRGNGTGNMYEVQQRFGLYRWHIVDPVRFKNDLRITIQALGWRSGERFLPLQDDLASVAYWYQTLPTNPFPKLPDKDYLEVI, encoded by the coding sequence ATGTTCAACGGACTCGGCATGCACCTCGGCAACCTCGCGCGGTTCTCGGACGCGGAGACGCGATCCATAAGCGCGGAGAACATTACCGGTGAGAAAGGCAAAGGCGGCATGGCGACCGAAGGCGTCAGCGCCCACTGCGCCCGCGACCTTGGGCCAGGCTGGAAGATCTCGCCATACCTGTGGATTAAGCCGGGGCAGGAACTGACGATCGCCGACATCGAAGGGCCGGGGGCGGTCCAGCAGATCTGGATGACCGTGAGCGCGGTCTGGCGGTGGAGCATCCTGCGCATCTACTGGGACGATCAGGAGACGCCGAGCGTGGAGTGCCCGGTGGGCGATTTCTTCGCCAGCGGGTGGGGCAACGGGTTCAACATCGGCACGCCGCGTTTTGCGCAAGTGTCGAGCCTGCCGGTCTGCGTGAACCCCGGCAGCGCGTTCAACTGCTATTGGGAGATGCCGTTCCGCAAGCGCTGCCGCATCACGATGACCAACCTGGACGTGAAGGACATCGCGATCTTCTACCAGATCAACTACACGCTAACGCAGGTGCCGGATGACGTCGGCTATTTCCACGCGCAGTTTCGCCGGGTGAACCCGGTGCCGTACAAGGAGGTGTACACGATCGTCGACGGCATCCAGGGCCGCGGCCAGTACGTGGGCACCTACATGGCGTGGGGCGTCAACAACAACGGCTGGTGGGGCGAGGGTGAGATCAAGTTCTATATGGACGGCGACAAGGAATACCCGACGATCTGCGGCACCGGCACCGAGGACTACTTCTGCGGCAGCTACAACTTCGAGAACAAGGCCGAGAAACGCTACCAGGAGTTCACGACGCCCTACGCGGGCATGCCGCAGGTCCTGCGTGGCAACGGGACGGGCAACATGTACGAGGTGCAGCAGCGCTTCGGGCTGTATCGCTGGCACATCGTGGACCCGGTGCGGTTCAAGAATGATCTGCGCATCACCATTCAAGCCCTCGGCTGGCGCAGTGGCGAGCGGTTCCTGCCGTTGCAGGACGACCTCGCCAGCGTCGCTTATTGGTACCAGACGCTGCCGACCAACCCGTTCCCGAAGCTGCCGGACAAGGATTATCTGGAAGTGATCTAA
- a CDS encoding choice-of-anchor D domain-containing protein, which translates to MFDKIVSGLRLRRATASVIERLEDRRLMAADASAVHAMPLVLEFDQSAGGILDRDGQGTGFSGVQAINGGNAYQPALIDLDPVTGLLKITAKGTASAGSNFEADSSMKNGLETKFDATVAGGFSIGVRLVGPLSNFTGRNDQAGISFGPDQDNYIKLVAINVGGKQYIQFIDEMKVGSTYVHSVAVGASYTSIGKFSDINSLDLVMHGNAATGKVSAYFSINGGPLTKVSHEVTLSGRKRADFFSGAATAGLAVVKKNNDAADFTATFDRFETYAGQPVSMPAPSTNPPPVVTNPPPVVTDPPPVVTNPPPVVTDPPPVVTNPPPVVEPPVIVRPTVTAVSPAANATNVSPMNTTVTVKLNLGASEIVDASTLTNANVGLYRASDNTRIETTVALASDGTLVLGAVGLLQENTTYTVVVTDGLKNEAGTAFMPYSATFTTGLTPVKIAVSGTKYYFNDVRLTSGTNVAGAAQAITITNTGTAALVLNAGDAFTLSGANADQFVLLNKPSGTTTVQPGQSFKLNVAMNATSLGLKTATLTIVSNDPLRPTITVALRGLGTAGVGGNNEPSLQAILDLYEIPVNTGDSNPATTALYSATELLSNSEEIAGMERLLRANTALPVTITPLAVMGVSSSPVLTFGYYDPGTTGAKTALFTVGNADAQSVAPTISGITSFTPAGTKSFGLYATWPGFKNADNLNFRDSFSEDALNTWATQNTHKFRFYPMKTADGAVVANSYIVAAEDFDGSYDSNDIVFIISNVQPAAAGPEIGVKSNDNVGFDNRLLFHRIGTQNATIGDVVRDVNSLRIRNTGSQDLTISNVTVPSGWILLDAPTQPIAPGAFYDLKVQFVFDGGNSASTRSGTLTFNTNDADEPSVSVTLAGRYQVQSENDREPNLQAIFNLFGYRTQALSSGQSFTANKGKVEAFGDEVLSPYWQQADSQRPVQVRQLAAFHTQGSSATIRRHTKGSTSLTSIVTHDNREAQSILPHRSSTGGTLDAFGSFNATGTFGFNLDGEWSDDTLNPQEKPGGGYGHHVRFYVAKDASGNVIPNTYLAVMDYRSINYDFQDNVYLISNVKPEGPAVPTGLAAVPTNEGIALDWTDNAARNLAGYNVYRGTTGNGTYAKVNDAPLTVSQFHDTTAPSGQAVYYRVTAIDTFGTESAVAAISGSWPSDAIPPNTPTGLAAVESSGGVSLTWSANADVDLAGYDVYRSSAANGTFTKLNATLLTGTSYADTTAPVGATSYYRLVAVDTAGLNSTPALTNATTPVQPVAPAQPTNLMFTSSINGITLDWDDNPEANLTGYNVYFATSANGTYEKLNDALLTSSFFSHTTAPTGIASYYRVAAVNVNGLESAFAIGRETRME; encoded by the coding sequence GTGTTTGATAAAATCGTCTCAGGTCTCCGTCTGCGCCGTGCCACTGCCAGCGTCATCGAACGCCTTGAGGACCGCCGCCTGATGGCCGCCGACGCGTCGGCAGTTCACGCGATGCCGCTCGTGCTCGAGTTCGATCAAAGCGCCGGCGGCATCCTCGACCGCGATGGTCAGGGTACCGGTTTCAGCGGCGTGCAGGCGATCAACGGTGGCAACGCCTACCAGCCCGCGTTGATCGACCTCGACCCCGTCACCGGCCTGCTGAAGATCACCGCGAAAGGCACCGCCAGCGCCGGCAGCAACTTCGAGGCCGACAGCTCGATGAAGAACGGGCTGGAGACGAAGTTTGACGCCACCGTCGCCGGTGGCTTCTCGATCGGCGTGCGGCTGGTGGGGCCGCTGTCGAACTTCACGGGGCGCAACGATCAGGCCGGCATCTCGTTCGGGCCCGATCAGGACAACTACATCAAGCTGGTCGCGATCAACGTCGGCGGCAAGCAGTACATCCAGTTCATCGATGAGATGAAGGTCGGCAGCACCTACGTGCACTCGGTGGCGGTCGGGGCGTCGTACACGAGCATCGGCAAGTTCAGCGATATCAACTCGCTCGACCTCGTCATGCACGGCAACGCGGCGACAGGCAAGGTGAGCGCGTATTTCAGCATCAACGGTGGCCCGCTGACGAAGGTCAGCCACGAGGTCACGCTGAGCGGCCGGAAGCGCGCCGACTTCTTCAGCGGCGCCGCGACTGCCGGCCTGGCCGTCGTGAAGAAGAACAACGACGCCGCCGACTTCACCGCGACGTTCGATCGGTTCGAGACCTACGCGGGCCAGCCCGTCTCGATGCCGGCGCCGTCGACCAATCCCCCTCCGGTGGTCACAAATCCGCCGCCCGTGGTGACTGATCCTCCTCCGGTCGTCACGAATCCGCCACCCGTGGTGACTGATCCCCCTCCGGTCGTCACGAATCCACCACCCGTGGTTGAACCGCCCGTCATCGTGCGGCCGACCGTGACGGCGGTCAGCCCGGCGGCCAACGCCACGAACGTGTCGCCGATGAACACCACCGTGACGGTCAAGCTGAACCTCGGCGCGTCGGAGATCGTCGACGCCAGCACGCTGACCAACGCGAACGTGGGCCTGTACCGCGCCAGCGACAACACCCGCATCGAGACCACGGTCGCCCTCGCGTCCGACGGCACGCTCGTGCTGGGCGCGGTCGGACTGCTGCAGGAGAACACGACGTACACCGTCGTCGTCACCGACGGGCTGAAGAACGAGGCCGGCACTGCCTTCATGCCCTACAGCGCGACGTTCACCACGGGGCTGACGCCGGTGAAGATCGCGGTGAGCGGGACGAAGTACTATTTCAACGACGTGCGCCTCACCAGCGGCACGAACGTCGCCGGTGCGGCGCAGGCGATCACCATCACGAACACCGGCACCGCGGCGCTCGTGCTGAACGCCGGCGACGCCTTCACGCTGAGCGGCGCCAATGCCGATCAGTTCGTCCTGCTGAACAAGCCGAGCGGCACGACCACCGTGCAGCCTGGTCAGAGCTTCAAGCTGAACGTCGCGATGAACGCGACCTCGCTCGGCTTGAAGACGGCGACCCTGACGATCGTCAGCAACGACCCGCTTCGCCCAACGATCACGGTCGCGCTGCGCGGTCTGGGCACCGCCGGCGTTGGGGGCAATAACGAACCGTCGCTGCAGGCCATCCTGGACCTGTACGAAATCCCGGTCAACACTGGCGACAGCAACCCCGCCACCACGGCGCTCTACAGCGCCACGGAACTGCTCAGCAACAGCGAGGAAATCGCCGGCATGGAGCGGCTGTTGCGCGCCAATACCGCGCTGCCGGTCACGATCACGCCGCTGGCAGTCATGGGCGTGTCGAGCAGCCCTGTGCTGACGTTCGGCTATTACGACCCCGGGACGACCGGCGCCAAGACCGCCCTTTTCACCGTCGGCAACGCCGACGCGCAGAGCGTCGCTCCGACCATTAGCGGCATCACCTCGTTCACGCCGGCGGGCACCAAGAGCTTCGGCCTGTACGCGACCTGGCCCGGCTTCAAGAACGCTGACAACCTCAACTTCCGTGACTCGTTCAGCGAGGATGCGCTGAACACCTGGGCGACGCAGAACACTCACAAGTTCCGCTTCTACCCGATGAAGACCGCCGACGGCGCCGTGGTCGCCAACAGCTACATCGTGGCCGCGGAAGACTTCGACGGCAGCTACGATAGCAACGATATCGTCTTCATCATCTCCAACGTCCAGCCCGCAGCGGCCGGGCCGGAGATCGGCGTGAAGAGCAACGACAACGTTGGCTTCGACAACCGCCTCCTGTTCCACCGCATCGGCACGCAGAACGCCACGATCGGCGACGTCGTGCGCGACGTGAACTCGCTGCGCATCCGCAATACCGGCAGCCAGGACCTGACGATCAGCAACGTGACGGTTCCGAGCGGTTGGATCCTGCTGGACGCGCCCACGCAGCCCATCGCGCCGGGCGCCTTCTACGATCTGAAGGTCCAGTTCGTGTTCGACGGCGGCAACTCGGCCAGCACGCGCTCTGGCACGCTGACGTTCAACACCAACGACGCCGACGAACCGAGCGTCTCGGTGACGCTGGCCGGGCGGTACCAGGTACAGTCGGAAAACGACCGCGAGCCCAACCTGCAGGCGATCTTCAACCTGTTCGGCTACAGGACGCAGGCGCTGTCGTCCGGGCAGTCGTTCACCGCCAATAAGGGCAAGGTCGAAGCGTTCGGCGATGAGGTCCTGAGCCCCTACTGGCAGCAGGCCGACAGCCAACGGCCGGTGCAGGTGCGCCAGCTGGCCGCGTTCCACACGCAGGGCAGCAGCGCCACGATCCGCCGACACACCAAGGGCAGCACGTCGCTCACGTCGATCGTGACGCACGACAATCGCGAGGCGCAGTCGATCCTACCCCACCGCTCGAGCACGGGCGGAACGCTGGACGCGTTCGGGTCGTTCAACGCCACCGGTACGTTCGGCTTCAACCTCGACGGCGAGTGGAGCGACGACACCCTCAACCCACAGGAAAAGCCGGGTGGCGGGTACGGACACCACGTGCGGTTCTACGTCGCCAAGGACGCCAGCGGCAACGTGATTCCCAACACGTACCTTGCGGTGATGGACTACCGGAGCATCAACTACGACTTCCAGGACAACGTTTATCTCATCAGCAACGTCAAGCCCGAGGGCCCTGCGGTCCCCACTGGGTTGGCCGCGGTGCCGACGAACGAAGGCATCGCGCTCGACTGGACCGACAACGCCGCCCGCAACCTCGCCGGCTACAACGTCTATCGTGGCACGACGGGCAACGGTACGTACGCGAAGGTAAACGACGCGCCGCTGACGGTGTCGCAGTTCCACGACACCACCGCGCCGAGCGGGCAGGCGGTTTACTACCGTGTGACCGCGATCGACACCTTCGGCACCGAGTCGGCCGTGGCGGCGATCAGCGGCAGTTGGCCGAGCGACGCGATCCCACCCAACACGCCGACCGGCCTGGCGGCCGTCGAATCGAGCGGCGGCGTCTCGCTGACGTGGAGCGCGAACGCCGATGTGGACCTGGCCGGGTACGATGTCTACCGCAGCAGCGCGGCCAACGGCACGTTCACTAAGTTGAACGCCACGTTGCTGACCGGCACGTCGTACGCCGACACCACCGCGCCGGTCGGCGCGACGAGCTATTACCGGCTGGTCGCGGTCGACACCGCTGGCCTCAACTCGACGCCAGCGTTGACGAACGCGACGACACCGGTCCAACCGGTCGCGCCCGCACAGCCGACGAACCTGATGTTCACCAGTTCGATCAACGGCATCACGCTCGACTGGGACGACAATCCCGAAGCGAACCTGACTGGCTACAACGTCTACTTCGCCACCTCGGCCAACGGAACGTACGAGAAGCTGAACGACGCGCTGCTGACGAGCTCGTTCTTCAGCCACACGACCGCCCCGACGGGCATCGCGAGCTACTATCGCGTTGCTGCGGTAAACGTGAACGGTTTGGAGTCGGCCTTCGCGATTGGGAGGGAGACGCGCATGGAGTAA
- a CDS encoding LacI family DNA-binding transcriptional regulator — MSTEAVKPQALRRPPGGGRVTLEHLAAATGLARTTISDIMNRNVGTKYSAETRDRVMKAVNELGYLPVRAAQQLARGRSGQIGLMLTRDFSNPFFARVADVVEREVRKLGYRLQMTVTDGEEGSEAERLRQLQSDAVEGLIIGPVYEKLDLDMHANLLKGSLPTVLFGGSIGSVFDEVAIHDAIGWRLAIQHLTERGHRNIAFLSAPPSRLTADNVNERFSALLELRVAGVFHAEWIFWQHDTGRFEDSLAVSREFSQRWLQAPADDRPTAVICHNDQVALTALSAFHEAGIRVPNDLSLIGCDNLPESAYLVPSLTSIDNHVDEQMRQAVNRLMARIESPGADRATIVVQPSLVTRGSVISVHREP, encoded by the coding sequence ATGAGTACTGAAGCGGTCAAACCTCAAGCGTTGCGTCGTCCTCCGGGAGGCGGGCGCGTCACGCTGGAGCACCTCGCAGCGGCGACCGGACTGGCTCGGACGACGATTTCCGACATCATGAACCGCAACGTCGGCACGAAGTACTCCGCCGAGACGCGCGATCGCGTGATGAAGGCCGTCAACGAACTGGGCTACTTGCCCGTTCGGGCGGCCCAGCAGTTGGCGCGCGGGCGTTCGGGGCAGATCGGCCTGATGCTGACGCGCGACTTCTCGAACCCGTTCTTCGCCCGCGTCGCCGACGTGGTTGAACGCGAGGTGCGTAAGCTCGGCTACCGCCTGCAGATGACCGTCACCGACGGTGAAGAGGGCTCCGAGGCTGAGCGCTTGCGCCAGTTGCAGAGCGACGCGGTCGAGGGCCTCATCATCGGTCCCGTCTACGAAAAACTCGACTTGGACATGCACGCCAACCTGCTGAAGGGCAGCCTGCCCACCGTGCTGTTTGGTGGCTCGATCGGTAGCGTGTTCGATGAGGTCGCCATACACGATGCGATCGGTTGGCGGCTGGCGATCCAACACTTGACGGAACGCGGCCATCGGAACATCGCGTTCCTATCTGCCCCACCAAGCCGCTTGACCGCGGACAATGTCAACGAGCGGTTCAGCGCGCTGCTTGAGCTGCGGGTCGCGGGCGTGTTCCACGCCGAGTGGATCTTCTGGCAGCACGACACCGGCCGCTTCGAGGATTCACTGGCCGTCAGTCGCGAGTTTTCGCAGCGGTGGTTACAAGCGCCCGCAGACGACCGCCCGACCGCGGTCATCTGTCATAACGACCAGGTGGCGTTGACCGCGCTGTCGGCGTTCCACGAGGCCGGCATCCGCGTGCCTAACGACCTGTCGCTCATCGGCTGCGACAACCTGCCGGAAAGCGCGTACCTCGTGCCGTCCCTGACGAGCATCGACAACCATGTCGACGAGCAGATGCGGCAGGCCGTGAACCGGTTGATGGCGCGGATCGAGTCGCCTGGAGCGGACCGGGCAACGATCGTCGTTCAACCGTCGCTCGTAACGCGCGGGTCGGTCATTTCAGTACATCGTGAACCGTAG
- a CDS encoding PEP-CTERM sorting domain-containing protein has product MHCKSNILATTFVTCAIAAAMTAPTASAAPFYDNDFSGDAVGARPNGFTINFPTPANVGDGSMAGDVGVTVVGTSAIGGGNALRMYDQSGGNGATLVRASTALTTATDSGLFSFNFTAGPNLTANIGNSFLRVALGTTGVDASSSSSTSNFQRISFDSTPVGTSGTFRASNVTSGSLEDTTVGTGFTETANNLVEIVFNRTSTPIVYDKAGAQAVAAGKYDLYLNSTLVANDFVMRAGTTAVGAIGFGTGGSQAGADWIVDNVNVSAVPAAVPEPATLGVLTIASLGLLARRRRTMA; this is encoded by the coding sequence ATGCATTGCAAGTCCAACATTCTCGCCACGACCTTCGTCACCTGCGCGATCGCCGCCGCGATGACCGCCCCGACGGCTTCGGCGGCGCCGTTCTACGACAACGATTTCAGTGGTGACGCCGTGGGCGCGCGTCCCAACGGCTTCACGATCAACTTTCCCACCCCGGCTAACGTCGGTGATGGCAGTATGGCCGGGGACGTCGGCGTCACGGTCGTCGGCACGTCCGCCATTGGTGGCGGGAACGCGCTGCGCATGTACGATCAATCTGGTGGAAACGGTGCCACGTTGGTCAGGGCCAGCACCGCCCTGACCACGGCCACCGATTCAGGCCTCTTCAGCTTCAACTTCACCGCGGGCCCCAACCTTACAGCCAATATTGGCAACTCGTTCTTGCGCGTCGCGCTGGGCACGACGGGCGTTGACGCATCGTCGTCGTCGTCCACGAGCAACTTCCAGCGCATCAGCTTCGATAGCACGCCTGTGGGCACGTCTGGAACGTTCCGCGCCAGCAACGTCACGAGCGGCAGCTTAGAGGACACGACCGTTGGGACCGGCTTCACGGAGACCGCCAACAACCTTGTCGAGATCGTCTTCAACCGCACGTCGACACCGATCGTTTACGATAAGGCCGGCGCGCAGGCGGTCGCGGCCGGCAAGTACGACCTGTACCTCAACAGCACCCTCGTGGCCAACGACTTCGTGATGCGCGCCGGCACGACCGCCGTCGGTGCGATCGGGTTCGGAACCGGTGGCAGCCAGGCCGGCGCCGACTGGATCGTCGACAACGTGAACGTCAGCGCCGTACCCGCGGCCGTTCCAGAGCCGGCGACGCTCGGCGTGTTGACCATCGCCAGCCTGGGCCTGCTGGCCCGCCGGCGTCGGACGATGGCGTAA
- a CDS encoding prepilin-type N-terminal cleavage/methylation domain-containing protein — protein MSPRNPSLARGFTLVELLVVIGIIALLISMLLPALNKARQSAVKVQCAAQLRQIGQAVTLYTQNERSKNNKLGVLPALDRSWMGPAFTWNYSQPLKWEFQKYLSSLAPGQANRIMFCPAFGSSATNAQRVGTNNQNLYGYNPWLANSFGFSGALESRPASSFRPAAERVVFADAFDNALYKFGQPGGGGWSQDMFNTTFDYRHGFSANVLFLDGHVQDFRDARPTVGPNPLPARDAFVGPE, from the coding sequence ATGTCCCCCCGCAATCCCAGTCTCGCCCGCGGCTTTACCCTGGTGGAACTACTCGTCGTCATCGGGATCATCGCGCTGCTGATCAGCATGCTGCTGCCGGCGTTGAACAAGGCCCGGCAGTCGGCAGTGAAGGTGCAGTGCGCGGCGCAGCTACGGCAGATCGGGCAGGCGGTCACGCTGTACACGCAGAACGAGCGCAGCAAGAACAATAAGCTCGGCGTGCTACCCGCGTTGGATCGCAGTTGGATGGGGCCTGCGTTCACGTGGAACTACAGCCAACCGTTGAAATGGGAGTTCCAGAAGTACCTGTCCAGCCTGGCGCCGGGGCAGGCGAACCGGATCATGTTCTGCCCTGCCTTCGGGTCAAGCGCTACGAACGCGCAGCGGGTCGGAACCAACAATCAGAACCTGTACGGCTACAATCCTTGGCTCGCCAACTCGTTCGGTTTTTCGGGCGCACTGGAGAGCCGTCCCGCGTCGTCGTTCCGACCCGCCGCCGAACGCGTCGTGTTTGCCGATGCGTTCGACAACGCGCTCTACAAGTTCGGGCAGCCCGGCGGGGGCGGCTGGTCTCAGGACATGTTCAACACGACGTTCGACTACCGGCACGGGTTCTCGGCCAACGTGCTGTTCCTCGACGGGCACGTCCAGGACTTTAGAGACGCGCGGCCCACAGTAGGTCCCAACCCGCTGCCGGCGCGCGACGCGTTCGTCGGACCGGAATAA
- a CDS encoding prepilin-type N-terminal cleavage/methylation domain-containing protein, with the protein MPLYNPCPITSTANVRLAAAATTERSVTPPNAGFTLVELLVVIGIIALLISILLPSLHKARQAALKVQCASNLRQGGLAISQYLQLSKGRLPHRGVWPNSGESWYTPISRLTGRLTENSAQKNHVTGSTMSDAKQILPQGIWSCPSIGGQEFGGDTPNHYAGNANFFLGNSSGGFGPPLPNLPVGRIRESAIKVMLVEFNMMNQDTRTVGFTPTGLLTLNSRIPTAWDVDGHRTVGGTSEPRYRHSGKTATTLFVDGHVESVPKGTLIYRNFAVGS; encoded by the coding sequence GTGCCCCTTTACAATCCCTGTCCCATAACGAGCACTGCCAACGTGCGATTGGCGGCGGCGGCGACGACCGAACGGTCCGTCACGCCGCCAAACGCCGGGTTCACACTGGTCGAACTGCTCGTGGTTATCGGGATCATCGCGCTGCTGATCAGCATACTTCTACCCTCCCTGCACAAGGCACGGCAGGCGGCGCTGAAGGTGCAGTGCGCCAGCAACCTGCGTCAGGGTGGGCTGGCCATCAGTCAATATCTGCAGTTGTCGAAGGGGCGCCTGCCCCACCGTGGGGTATGGCCCAACAGTGGCGAAAGCTGGTACACGCCGATCAGCCGCCTGACGGGAAGGCTGACGGAGAATTCGGCTCAAAAGAACCACGTGACCGGTTCAACAATGAGCGATGCCAAGCAGATCCTGCCCCAGGGCATCTGGTCATGCCCCTCAATCGGCGGCCAGGAGTTTGGCGGCGACACCCCAAATCACTATGCCGGCAACGCCAACTTCTTCCTTGGCAACAGCAGTGGCGGGTTCGGACCACCGTTGCCAAACCTGCCTGTGGGCCGCATCCGCGAATCGGCTATCAAGGTGATGCTCGTCGAGTTCAATATGATGAACCAGGACACCCGCACCGTCGGGTTTACCCCGACGGGGTTGCTCACGCTGAACTCACGCATCCCGACGGCATGGGATGTCGATGGCCACAGGACCGTTGGAGGCACCTCGGAACCGCGGTATCGGCACAGCGGCAAGACGGCCACGACGTTGTTCGTGGATGGTCATGTCGAATCGGTCCCCAAGGGAACGTTGATCTATCGCAATTTCGCAGTCGGCAGCTAA
- a CDS encoding DUF3618 domain-containing protein, whose protein sequence is MAYQPNQVNPAGHASSATPPPPYPEGTSAEAIRRDIDRTRADMDETVDALQDRLKPRHLLDDVLDAFRGSGSSSGGSDSFKDVGSKVLDKLKENPVPAALIGAGITWLLMDNGSSSRGRTRADYTPRKWDVPEYSGSYVDARTGQPYTAEYGDDASRRGTGGGASSGPTSTGPGVVDRTKDAVGGAASSVAGKASGAMQSAKDRASSLAETASDWMGSARDSAGSAGGAMGDYASGASDQAYRGYRASKHYVERGIEDYPLAMGAAAMALGMLGGLLLPSTETEDRLMGQRADELKERAKDAGQSVLESGKHVAAATASAAEDEASKQGGDSLVEKVKHVVQDVKHAATESAKREGIDPGSLAQKGQQVAERAKDAARDESKRQKDQTKL, encoded by the coding sequence ATGGCTTACCAACCAAACCAAGTAAATCCCGCTGGCCACGCCTCGTCGGCAACGCCGCCACCACCGTACCCGGAAGGCACCTCCGCCGAGGCGATCCGCCGGGATATCGACCGCACGCGCGCCGACATGGACGAGACGGTCGACGCGCTGCAGGACCGCCTGAAGCCTCGTCACCTGCTCGACGACGTGCTCGACGCGTTTCGCGGCTCGGGCAGTTCATCGGGCGGGTCCGACTCGTTCAAAGACGTCGGCTCGAAGGTGCTCGACAAGCTCAAGGAGAACCCGGTGCCGGCGGCGCTGATCGGCGCCGGCATCACCTGGCTGCTCATGGACAACGGCAGCAGCTCGCGTGGGCGCACGCGCGCCGACTACACGCCCCGCAAGTGGGACGTGCCCGAATACAGCGGCTCATACGTCGACGCCCGTACCGGTCAACCCTACACCGCTGAGTACGGCGACGACGCGTCCCGCCGTGGCACGGGTGGTGGCGCCAGCAGCGGGCCGACCAGCACTGGGCCCGGTGTGGTCGATCGCACTAAGGACGCCGTTGGTGGCGCTGCCAGTTCGGTGGCCGGCAAGGCCAGTGGTGCAATGCAGTCGGCCAAGGACAGGGCCAGCTCGCTGGCCGAAACGGCGTCGGATTGGATGGGCTCAGCGCGCGACTCGGCCGGCAGTGCCGGTGGCGCGATGGGCGACTACGCATCCGGCGCGTCCGACCAGGCGTACCGTGGCTACCGTGCCAGCAAGCACTACGTCGAACGGGGCATCGAAGACTACCCCTTGGCCATGGGCGCCGCTGCCATGGCGCTGGGCATGCTCGGTGGTCTGCTTCTGCCCAGCACCGAGACGGAAGATCGGCTGATGGGCCAGCGCGCCGATGAGCTGAAGGAACGTGCCAAGGATGCCGGTCAATCCGTCTTGGAAAGCGGCAAGCACGTTGCCGCCGCCACCGCCTCGGCCGCCGAGGACGAGGCCAGCAAGCAGGGTGGCGATTCCCTTGTGGAAAAGGTCAAGCACGTCGTGCAGGACGTGAAACATGCCGCCACCGAGTCCGCCAAACGAGAGGGGATCGATCCCGGCTCGCTAGCGCAAAAGGGCCAGCAGGTCGCCGAGCGGGCCAAGGATGCAGCTCGCGACGAATCGAAGCGGCAGAAGGATCAGACGAAGCTCTGA
- a CDS encoding phage holin family protein: MADSSPFERERTDLRGGAAGRTERFDTDTTRGNPDILRDGAGAESRSIGTLLKELRDESATLMRQEIALAKTEMSEKASRAGKNTASIAVGGAIAYAGAMVLLYGVAIALYFGLVALDLNHFLAGIIAFLVVGGVTAFIGYMLMQKGINALKNESVVPEKTVESLKEDKQWLTNQTK, encoded by the coding sequence ATGGCAGACTCATCACCCTTTGAACGTGAACGTACCGACCTCCGCGGTGGCGCTGCGGGTCGAACCGAACGGTTCGACACCGACACAACCCGAGGTAACCCCGACATTCTGCGCGACGGCGCTGGTGCCGAGAGCCGGTCCATCGGGACGCTGTTGAAGGAACTTCGCGACGAGAGCGCGACGCTCATGCGTCAGGAGATCGCGCTGGCCAAGACGGAGATGTCCGAGAAGGCCAGCCGCGCCGGCAAGAACACCGCCAGCATCGCCGTCGGTGGTGCCATCGCCTATGCCGGCGCGATGGTGTTGCTGTACGGCGTGGCGATCGCGCTCTACTTCGGCTTGGTCGCGCTGGACCTGAACCACTTCCTGGCCGGCATCATCGCGTTCCTCGTCGTCGGCGGCGTAACCGCCTTCATCGGCTACATGCTGATGCAGAAGGGTATCAACGCCCTGAAGAACGAGTCGGTCGTCCCGGAGAAAACCGTCGAATCCCTGAAAGAGGATAAACAATGGCTTACCAACCAAACCAAGTAA